A region of the Candidatus Zixiibacteriota bacterium genome:
TCGAAGGCAGCCTCAGTCGCCGGTATACGAAGGCGCTGTTCGAGCTGGCTCGGGAGGGCGGCCGGGAAGAGGCGGTCGGCGAGGAGATCGATCGGTTCCTGAGCGTCTACAGGGGCACGCCGCTTCAAAACGTGCTCAACAACCCTGCGTTCGAGATCGGGCGCCGCCGGAGGATCCTGCTGGAGGTGGGCAAAAGCCTTCAGCTATCGTCGCTTACGGTGAATTTCCTCGCTCTTCTGCTGGAGCGGGACCGGCTCGCCTATCTGCCGTCGATGGTCGCCAGCTACCGTCGGTTGCTGAACGCGGCCAGGGGACGGGTGGAAGCCACGGTTCGGGCCAGCGCCCCGCTGTCGGCGGGACTGCTGGAGCGCCTGAGCGAGCGTCTGAGCAGGCTTTGCGGCAAGCAGGTGATCCTCCACGAACGTACCGACCCCGAGCTGATCGGCGGTCTCGTGGTCGAGATGGAGGGGACCGTTTACGACGGCAGCGTCCGCAACCAGCTGGAAAAAATGAAGCAGCGTATAGCGCGGGGCTACTAAGGAGCGACTATGGAGATCGGAACAGCGGAAATCAGCCGTATCATCAAAGAGCAAATCCGGGATTACGAAAAGGCGGTTGATGTCCAGGAAATCGGCACGGTGCTGTCCACCGGCGACGGGATCGCGCGCATCTACGGCCTGGACAAAGTCGCTGCGGGCGAGCTGCTCGAGTTTCCCCACGGCATTTTCGGGGTTGCGCTCAATCTCGAGGAGGACAACGTCGGCGCGGCGCTGTTCGGCGAAACCCATCTGATCAAGGAAGGGGACACGGTCAAACGGACCGGCAGAATCGCCGAGGTCCCGGTCGGCTCCGCCCTGGTCGGCCGCGTGGTCAACGCGCTCGGCGAGCCGATCGACGGCCGCGGTCCGATCGAGACCCGGGAGCGGCGCCGCATCGAGATCAAGGCTCCC
Encoded here:
- the atpH gene encoding ATP synthase F1 subunit delta — translated: MIEGSLSRRYTKALFELAREGGREEAVGEEIDRFLSVYRGTPLQNVLNNPAFEIGRRRRILLEVGKSLQLSSLTVNFLALLLERDRLAYLPSMVASYRRLLNAARGRVEATVRASAPLSAGLLERLSERLSRLCGKQVILHERTDPELIGGLVVEMEGTVYDGSVRNQLEKMKQRIARGY